Genomic segment of Planctomycetaceae bacterium:
CTGTTCCTGAATGTTTCGCGGCAGCACCTGCATAAACGGCGACGTCAGCCGCACGCGCAGTTCGTCGGGTTCCGCGCCGAACACCGTCTGCACCGTCGACAAAGCGGCCAGTTCGATATCAACGTCCGTCAGCGGCTGCGCTTCGCGATAGGAAATTGTGATCGTCGGCGGTCCATCCACAACCAGGCGGTCTGCCTGCCAGCCGGCCAGCAGCAGTCGAATCCGCACAAACGACGTTGACAGCGTTTTGGACGTTTCGTCGTCCTTCAGCGAAGCAACATCGACGGCGCCGATCTGTGCGGCGATGCGAGCATCGCGGCACCGAATTGTCGCGACGTGCTGAAGCTGCACGTCGCGCGCCGTGACGGTCGTCTCCGCATTCAGCCGAACGGAAATGCCTTCGCCGGCACCTGCGGTCGTCTGAGCGTTCACGCTTCGCGAAACATGGATTCCGGCAAACAACAGTGCGGCGATTGGAAGGATCGTGTGAACTCGGTGGCGCATGGTCATTTACCTCACGATGTTCGCTGAGGTGGACAGCATCTCGTCGCCGGCACGAATGGCTCGTGAGTTGATCTCGTAGGCTCGCTGTGCGGAGATCAGCGAAATCAGTTCGGTCACGACTTCAACGTTGGAGTTCTCGATGAAGTTCTGACGCAGCAGACCAAATCCGTTCAGGCCACCGGTGCCCGGTACCGCGACACCCGACGCGGCCGTCGCCGCAAACAGGTTGGCTCCTTCGCTGGACAGTCCGGCGGGATTCGGAAACGTGAAGATCTGAATCGGTCCGAACGATGCCGATGATCCATCCGCCGTCGTGCCGGAAATGGTGCCGTCGGTGCCGATCGTGATCTTGGAAATATCGATGCCCTGAGGAACCGTGATCGCCGGGTCAAGCGGAAATCCGTCGGCGTTGACCAACTGCCGCTGATCGTTGAGTTTCAGGTTTCCGGCGCGGGTGTATTTCGGCGTGCCGCCTTCCGCCTGGACCTGCAGGAAACCGTCGCCTTCAATGGCCACGTCCAGCGGGTTTCCGGTTTGTTCCAGAGTTCCCTGATTGAAGTGTTTGGTGGTCGCAACGGCTCGCACACCGTTTCCGATCTGCAGCCCGGTGGGCGACACCAGTTGCTGCGAAATTGCGGTTCCCGGCTGCCGAGTGGTGTTGTAGATCAGGTCGGCAAAGTCCAGCCGGCTGCGTCGAAAACCGGTGGTGTTCACGTTCGCCAGATTGTTGGCGGTGTTATCGATCAGAAGTTCCTGCGCCTTCATTCCGGTGGCGCTGGTATACAGTGCTCGCAGCATGTCAGTGTTCCTCCCCTGTTGCCCCCCACTTCGTTCACGCGATGAGAACGCAGCGGCGCAATTCTTTGCCCGTCGCTTCCGCCGGCCTGATTTCCGTCGACTCGCCGCCGGCTCAGGCTGCGCGCGAGTGAATCTCAACATCACCGTCCTACTGCACTCTGGTTCGTTTCTGAATGGACTCGTCCATCGCGTTCATCGCCTTCTGCGCCGCTTCGTACTGCCTCGATCCCACCATGATGCTGATCAGTTCGTCAATCGCCTGAACGTTCGACTGCTCAAGAAAGCCCTGCACGATCTGTGCGTTCGCGGGCTGCACCTGAGCGTTCGGCGGAGCGCTGAACAGGGAGACTCCCGCCGGCAGCAGCACCGACAGATCATCGAACGATGCCAGTTGAAGCTGGCCGATTACCTCTGTGCCTGACAGAACTTCTCCGCTGGCTGAAACCTGAATGGATTCCGAGGAAACTCCGTTCGGCAGGTTCAGCGGTCCGCCTTCGCCAAGAACCGGCAACTGGTCGACCGTCACCAACTGCCCGTCTCCGTTCACATGAAATCCGCCGTTGCGCGTGTACAGCGGACCATCGGGCCCCTGAACGACAAAGAAGCCGTCGCCCTGCAGCGCAACGTCCAGCGCCCGTCCCGTCTGCTGCAGCGGCCCCTGTCGAAAGTCCACCGACAGGCTGGCGTCGCTCAAACGTGCCGCGGCCTCATCGCGAGCCGACGATCCTGGCCTGGGATTCAGCACCGATTCGAACGCGACTTCCCCGACTACGCGACGACGAAAACCTGGCTGATGAGCGTGCGCAAGATTGTCCGCGGACGTTTCGTGTCGCAGCGATGCGGCGTCCATCGCCGAAGCCGCGCTGTAGAGTCCCGAAAGCATGAGTCTCCGCTCCGATTCTGAGTTCGTGTATTCGTCAACATCGGAATAACCGGACATGCAGGATGCCACCAGTTTCGGCACATCCGCCCGGTTACGGGTTAATCCCCGGCGATTCCGAGCGACGCGCGGCGCAGGTGAAGAGCGGCCGATTCAGCAAGGTTGACCCGGTGATTCTCTGACTGCTGAACGGCTGCGTGTTTTCCCGCAGTTGGCAGTGAAACCCCTGAATCGGCGGGAGTCTCACTTCGCGGCGGCACGATCTTCAGAGCAGTACGACCGGTGCGACCGCTGCAATCGTCACAATCGAACCCGCTGCGGTCGATTCAGACAATGCGGAACTGTGCCATCCGTCCGCGCGAACCGTTGCGGCCGGGGCACAGGCATCAGGG
This window contains:
- the flgG gene encoding flagellar basal-body rod protein FlgG; amino-acid sequence: MLRALYTSATGMKAQELLIDNTANNLANVNTTGFRRSRLDFADLIYNTTRQPGTAISQQLVSPTGLQIGNGVRAVATTKHFNQGTLEQTGNPLDVAIEGDGFLQVQAEGGTPKYTRAGNLKLNDQRQLVNADGFPLDPAITVPQGIDISKITIGTDGTISGTTADGSSASFGPIQIFTFPNPAGLSSEGANLFAATAASGVAVPGTGGLNGFGLLRQNFIENSNVEVVTELISLISAQRAYEINSRAIRAGDEMLSTSANIVR
- a CDS encoding flagellar hook-basal body protein is translated as MSGYSDVDEYTNSESERRLMLSGLYSAASAMDAASLRHETSADNLAHAHQPGFRRRVVGEVAFESVLNPRPGSSARDEAAARLSDASLSVDFRQGPLQQTGRALDVALQGDGFFVVQGPDGPLYTRNGGFHVNGDGQLVTVDQLPVLGEGGPLNLPNGVSSESIQVSASGEVLSGTEVIGQLQLASFDDLSVLLPAGVSLFSAPPNAQVQPANAQIVQGFLEQSNVQAIDELISIMVGSRQYEAAQKAMNAMDESIQKRTRVQ